The sequence aaaaaaaacccaaattccaATTCTCTTAACACTAATCAGTTACCGAACAGAATTTCAACAAACCCCATCAACCCATTTCGTATAAGAACAACATTTTTCCAATGCAACACCCGGGACAAACTAATTATCATATAAACAATCTAAACCAGTGAAAAACATGATCATTTAttactaaactaaaaaaaacaggcGCTTTCCCATGCTTGTAACAAGTTTACCAATTAGAAACAATCCATTTGCGAAAGTTTGCagctttaataataaaataaaaaaacaccttagTTCCGTTCTCTTTACACCTTCTCAGAAACCAGACAGGATCTCAACAAACCCCATCAACCCATTCATTAAAAAGAACTCATCTTTCCATAGCAAAACCCAGGACACACTTGCTAACACATGAACAATCTAAACCAATGCATCATATACTATTAAGATGACGAAAAAAGACCATTTTATCAAACCCCATCAACccttttcataaaaaagaacCCGTTCCCCCGTAGCAAAACCCAGGACACATTATTATACACATGCACAATCTAAATCAAAATGAATCACACAATAAtgtatcatcaaaataaaagtaCTAACCTCTCTGTTTATCCCTTTTAAAGTTATGATCCTGATCAAGCTAGAATTGAGACAATCTTCATGGGTTTTCAGTGAGTTAGAGAGGAGGATAGTGTGAGTGGCTAAACAAAGAGAACAAAGGTGATGTATATAAAGCATGGGTTTTGGACCTTTTGGTTAATAGCTTGTACGTCAAGGTGTTTTGGTCAACAGCCTGCTTGTGAAGCTGTTTTGGTCAACAGCCTGCATTTGAAGTTCTTTTCGACTTGTGGTTACCTCCTATGAGAAGTTGTTCCGAGAGAaagtaaacatgtttttttaagctgaggtcaccttttcttttccccgCCTGGGGTTGGTATTTTTgcttattaacatgtttttttttccggttaaTATTGAAACTTTGATGACATtatgaaaagataatttataGTTTAGGGATCAATTTGTAATAATCAGAAAAGATTATATCCTCTCACTCTCTGAGGAGACAAGCACAAAGAGGATATTCGAGATCCTACGAATATTCTATTCTCCACTACGCCCcgcattttctctctctaacccACAGCCAGCCGCCTCtaatttctctctcctcttctctctctctctcataattATCTCTCatgataaaaaaagttaaataaataattaccaTCACCAATCATTTAACGATTGTCTTCTCCAGCGGCAGTGATCTGGTGCGGTGAGGAAAACAATGAAGTTCTGGAAGAGCTTAAGTAATTTAATGGAGGAAACGTTGCCGGATTGGAGAGATAAGTTCTTATCTTATAAAGATTTGAAGAAACAATTGAAGTTAATTTATCCTAAGGAGGGTGATAAGCCACTGAATAAACGGCCTAGATTGGATGATGATCAAATGGACAGTGGTGAGGTGGAGAAGGAGGTAATTGATTTTGTTAGGGTTTTGGAAGATGAGATGGAGaagtttaattcttttattgtcGAGAAAGAAGAGGATTATGTTATCAAATGGAaggtatatttttttgcttatttgaattttaatttcgatttagtttttatttttgtagttcaTGTTTGTTTGGTCTTggcctttttttaattgatattatatgtttatttatttatttattttttcaatattaatatgtCTTCAGTGATTGAGTTTTGggtagaaaatatattttttcttacggTTTATATGAAATTGCTAGTGagtatatggaaaaaaaaaaacaaaaaaaaaaagaagaagaagaagagaagagaagaaagaaagcagGTTATCTCATGGATCATGCTCCCTCCTTTTCAAGTGGGTCCCGCATGTGTGCGAGAGGGAGGTAATCTGGATTCAGGGCTCATTTGCATGCGAGTGATATCGAGTGCATTGAATAAACGTTTTGGGTTTGAATTGTATTTGTAGAAGATAGGAATTTGTGTGTTTAATGGTTGATATGGAATCCAAGTGATTGGTTGACATGAACATGTAAAAGAGAGtgaaatttataaacttgaagtgcatttctttttataaagtgATGGGATTTGGGAGAATGTGGTTGGAgttgacatgtattttaattgAAACGTGATTTTCGGGCTGTGGTTGCAATGCAGGAGCTACAAGATAGAGCAGAAAAGGCGAAGGATTCAAATGAAGAGCTGATGAAAGTAGGGAGAGAGATAGTGGATTTTCATGGAGAGATGGTGTTGTTGGAGAATTACAGTGCCCTCAACTATACAGGTATTTGTCTCCCTTTTCTGTGGTTGGTGAAATCCTGTGATCTTTGTGGATTAAGCGTCATGGACAGTTCattgaatatgatttatatcCTTGTGAGCAACTAGCCTTCCGGTGACATTGTCAATGTTATGGTGACTGGCTTACAAATCGAGAGACTATGGCAAATAAGAATGCATATTAAGTTGACATGAGCTCAATAGTGCCACTTGATGGGAATTGCTTAGACTTGTATAGAGATAAGTCTCTGGTATTGCGTGCATGAGGGTCACCTGTTTAGTGGGAGGAAAAAAAGGGCAACAAAGAAACTTGCCACTGAGGCAGCTACTTATCCTAAACCAGGCCTAAGTCGAAGAAGTGCTTGGAATGGAGGTTTTTCTCATTCAACAACTTGAAATGATTCTTCTGAATCTTTGCATTCTGTTTGCAGGACTAGTGAAGATACTGAAGAAATATGATAAGAGAACTGGAGCTCTTGTCCGCATGCCCTTCATCCAAAGGATTATGCAACAGCCATTCTACACAACTCATGTACTTAACAAGCTTATTAAGGAGTGCGAGACGATGCTGGATCATATTTTCTCCAGAAAAGAACCATCAGTCTCTCCTCAAATAACTGATGAGATAAGCGGCCTTGATACCAAAACTTCAACTGAAAGTTCAGAGAGGTCGCTCAGAGTTCCCGGCGAACTCCCAGAGATAGAGTATATGGAAAGCATGTACGTGAAGCTAACACTGTCAGCACTTCGCGTCTTGAAGGATGTTCGGAGTGGAAGCTCAACTGTAAGCGTGTATTCATTGCCCCCTTTGCAAATTAATACACAGGAGGGGGATTGGAAGAAAGTTAATGTCTTGGAACAAGCAGCCAAATAGACTTCTTCATTCTGTTTTTCGAGAAAATCAGAATAGCTAACTTGTTAATTTTCtcttcatttatattttatacacaTGGATTCTGATACCGTGACATTGGTGTGCTTAAATCATAGCTTAGTGACTCTCCATTGTATGCCTGTAAATTCTTAAATATTAGAAGGATGCcctgatatttgtttttttgtggaaTATAAATTTGGTTGTGACTTTTATGTCgctgttaaataattaatttcacatCATTTTTATCAACTTATGTGCCTCAAAATGTATCTATCCTGTACTTCAGCTTCActcaattttggttttatatttcTGGGAAGAtggtttttgcttttaataataaatgaatattcATGGCTCAgttcaattatatttatatattcagATAGGttgatatttattcaattatttattaactgaatattatttattatacgatataaaataaaagagtaatatgcatgcatatatatatacatatattaaataataaaattataaatattatgtatATCAATGCTGTGTAACACATACACCTGTATATATCTGTGTTGAATTTTAAGTTGTGTTTAATAATATCCATATTGCCATCACGGGGTATTTGGTAATGtgatttaactaatttttatgtaaagtgcaaaaaaacattggtcgggtaatattaaaactaaattatattattttattatctttgaaAAGCGGGACATTACCAAGTTTTGTGACTTATGATTGTCAACAATGGTAAATAATATTTACTGCAAAC is a genomic window of Populus alba chromosome 18, ASM523922v2, whole genome shotgun sequence containing:
- the LOC118051230 gene encoding SPX domain-containing protein 1; the protein is MKFWKSLSNLMEETLPDWRDKFLSYKDLKKQLKLIYPKEGDKPLNKRPRLDDDQMDSGEVEKEVIDFVRVLEDEMEKFNSFIVEKEEDYVIKWKELQDRAEKAKDSNEELMKVGREIVDFHGEMVLLENYSALNYTGLVKILKKYDKRTGALVRMPFIQRIMQQPFYTTHVLNKLIKECETMLDHIFSRKEPSVSPQITDEISGLDTKTSTESSERSLRVPGELPEIEYMESMYVKLTLSALRVLKDVRSGSSTVSVYSLPPLQINTQEGDWKKVNVLEQAAK